A part of Antechinus flavipes isolate AdamAnt ecotype Samford, QLD, Australia chromosome 6, AdamAnt_v2, whole genome shotgun sequence genomic DNA contains:
- the LOC127541129 gene encoding vomeronasal type-1 receptor 3-like, with the protein MLTSDEILGMVYLLLTVVGFLGNCILFFLNSFNFLIVHRTRPKNLIIIHLAFSNAMVLLFRGIPTTTRLWRVKCLLDDTGIKIITYVQTLSRSLSLCSTCHLSVFQAIIISPTNSIWAQLKKIAPKCIIPCILLCWIFNLLLIMILILYHDAPKNRTNNKYGCNTGYRYLDRYNKNQLKMIIIMCIYDSLFMCLMTFSSVYMILILYKHKKHVSHIHSNSVSTKISHETVATQAILLLMSIFVCFNVFSPFFAVLFYFKYAHSWMIHASVFLSLWYPVVSPFILISIDSQIPRTCVHR; encoded by the coding sequence ATGCTGACTTCTGATGAAATTCTAGGAATGGTATATCTGCTATTGACTGTAGTTGGATTCCTAGGGAATTGCATCCTCTTCTTTCTAAacagctttaatttcctcattgttCATAGAACAAGACCTAAAAACTTAATTATCATCCATTTGGCTTTTTCCAATGCCATGGTACTTCTCTTTAGAGGAATACCTACTACAACAAGACTTTGGAGAGTGAAATGTCTTCTGGATGATACCGGGATTAAAATCATAACGTACGTGCAGACACTAAGCAGGAGCCTTTCCTTGTGTAGCACCTGCCACTTGAGTGTCTTCCAGGCCATCATTATTAGTCCCACCAATTCCATTTGGGCACAGCTCAAAAAGATAGCACCAAAATGTATCATTCCATGTATccttctttgctggatcttcaatCTACTCTTAATTATGATTCTAATTCTATATCATGATGCTCCAAAGAAcagaacaaataataaatatggtTGTAACACTGGATATAGATATCTGGATAGATATAATAAGAATCAGCTTAAAATGATAATCATAATGTGTATTTATGATTCTTTGTTTATGTGTCTCATGACTTTTTCTAGTGTCTATATGATCTTAATCCTATATAAACATAAGAAGCATGTAAGTCATATTCATAGTAATAGTGTCTCCACAAAAATATCCCATGAAACTGTAGCCACCCAAGCTATCTTGCTTTTAATGAGCATCTTTGTTTGCTTTAATGTTTTCAGTCCATTTTTTGCTgtgttattttatttcaaatatgcaCACAGTTGGATGATACATGCCTcagtctttttgtctctgtggtATCCAGTAGTCAGCCCTTTTATTCTGATCAGCATTGATTCTCAGATCCCCAGAACTTGTGTTCACAGATAG